In one window of Microscilla marina ATCC 23134 DNA:
- a CDS encoding helix-turn-helix domain-containing protein: MGIDIGFKERLLKIIQDLGYNRKTFAEEIDVPITSVYQYIREKSAIKPSLNFFIKFLDRFPNVNGNWLLTGQGTPLLSMDGSRSNQSGLVKNLREQVLTQQTLIDTLFQENTYLKSELDAVKRANENSGTQIKG; encoded by the coding sequence ATGGGAATAGATATAGGTTTTAAAGAAAGGTTACTTAAAATTATACAAGACTTAGGGTATAACAGAAAAACATTTGCTGAAGAAATAGATGTACCTATCACAAGCGTTTATCAATACATCAGAGAAAAAAGCGCCATCAAGCCTTCGCTTAATTTTTTTATTAAGTTTTTAGATCGGTTTCCGAATGTGAATGGCAACTGGTTACTCACAGGTCAGGGAACTCCCCTCCTGAGCATGGATGGGAGCAGGAGTAATCAAAGTGGGCTGGTAAAAAATCTAAGAGAGCAGGTATTGACACAACAAACGCTTATTGATACGTTGTTTCAGGAAAATACTTATTTGAAATCAGAATTGGACGCAGTCAAAAGAGCCAATGAAAATTCTGGTACTCAAATTAAAGGCTAA
- a CDS encoding helix-turn-helix transcriptional regulator yields the protein MKKKELLKIVKQLRKSHGFTQQQMADKLKWGKQSYERLENGRTQAFDLDEITSIAQIFQLTATEMMEYHAPHGQVKTLLKEGIALFRQSSQLFQEAQQKIDEAERLLNNLETKEA from the coding sequence ATGAAAAAAAAGGAACTACTGAAAATAGTCAAACAACTGCGCAAAAGTCATGGGTTTACCCAACAACAAATGGCTGATAAACTGAAGTGGGGCAAACAGTCTTATGAGAGACTGGAGAATGGCCGTACTCAGGCATTCGACCTCGATGAGATTACCAGCATTGCTCAAATATTTCAATTAACCGCGACAGAAATGATGGAGTACCATGCCCCTCATGGACAGGTAAAAACTTTATTAAAGGAGGGGATTGCTCTTTTCCGGCAGAGCAGCCAGCTTTTTCAGGAAGCACAGCAGAAAATTGATGAGGCAGAAAGGTTGTTGAATAACCTGGAAACAAAGGAAGCATAA